In Botrytis cinerea B05.10 chromosome 3, complete sequence, the genomic stretch ttgtttgtgctTTTAGACGTGTACATTTCTGTATGAGTGAGTGTTTGGGAGTTGGGGAGGAgattgtttgattgttgatgTGTTGATGTCCTCGcttgtttcttcttgtttccTTTCTCgtttctcctctttcttcttattctctttctgtttctctttctcgTTATCTTTATCTTGATCCTCGCCCTTGGCCGCCCGCCTCCCCTTTCTTTCGTTCAGATTAAAACTCTCTTTTCGCCTCatgaaaaaattaaaaattaaaaattgaaattactACTAAcaccaatgccaatgccaatgccaatacCAGTACTCCCAAGCCACTACCCCCAAACCACTACTCCCAAACCACTACTCCCAAACCACTACTCCCAAACCACTACTCCCAAATCAACGCCAGCCCATCGCCAAACTCAAATCCAACCTCACTCATGTCTCGACCAAGTCGTATCTAAATATCTAGCACGAGGCATATATTCTGTTCGTAAATTGTAGCGAGTATTGGAATTTCGCTTGCCGAGACGCAGACGAGCTTCCAAATTGTCGAAGGCGGAGTTGCTATGTGATGTTAAGAGAGATGGTTGAGAAGCGAGtaggatgaagaggaaataaAACTTACTTGAACCATTTCTTCCATAATTTACGATAATAACCACCACGTCCTTTGTGATTTGTCCACAAATTCGATCTGATGTGGCCATTGCGATAATATTGTTTCTTGCGGCCATGAGTACCTATTTcctatcaatattttcacaTTCCACACCCCACATTCATGCAAGAGAACTCACATCGACCTTTTTtgctctttctcctcttggTGAAAACACTACATTCGCTACAGTATTTCATGTTCTTCGGCATCCATTTTTGCAACTGTTTGTGCAACATTCCCGAGCGGGAGAAACATTCGCAGTGATCGGCCCAATAATTATCACGACATTTCTTTCGTGTTAGTGGGGGGAGATTTTCTGCGGCACGGAGAATGTTCATGTAGGTGAGAGAACGATCATGGCTGTTTTTTGTCAGTATTTTTATTCGATTTCTTTCATCTACTCGAGTGGGATAGATGAGATTGGAATGGAGTGGGAATGAGAAGTGATGAGTGGATATCGATCTAGAGAGAAAACTCACCATAGCTGTGCTCCTAATCCGCATTTGCGAATGGGAAAGCGCTGTTTGTGAACATCAGAAGAAAGATGTGATACTTCAGGTTTTGAACAGAAGACTTCGGGTTCAGGAGAGTAGTCGAGAGAAACGGGGTATTTGGGGGGCGAGAGGGTGTAGAGATATTTACTTGGTGGAGTGTTAGTATTCGGTTTCGTGAATGAGGAGGGATaggatggggaagagggatggggaagagggatggggaagagagatgggaaaggaggaagagaatacATACCACGCAAGTCGGAGACAAGTACGATCGTTTGGAGGACATTGTTCGAGGATTAACCCGTGGATTTCGGCGGGAAAGGagttgaagagggagaaagtAGACATTGTGAGTGAAGTGTCGAATTCGTTTGGATGTGTCTCTTTTGTCTTCCCTCCAATTGTTTCTCGTAACTCAGATTTCTCTCGTGGTAAACTCTgtgtatatagatagataggtagatacCATACAACACAATATTCTCGACTTCTTCCCAAGATATAAACAATCGAGTCCAAAATGTATACCACAACAGCTATTCATGCGAATCTTCACATTGAATCATCATCCACAAATCCAAGGCGGAACCAGCATCTTTATATCCTCAACCCATTTCCATCCCCTCGCCAAGCTTGACGTTCGAGATCTCACGCTCGTCCGTTCCAGCTCATTTGGCACGGATCGGCAGGCTGCAGCTCCGCTTTTGCAGGCAGAATTACGGCACGTGCAATCAAACACGTGAGAGAGTTTCACGTGTGGCCTTGGCGATTTAGGCAGGAAGGCAGCTTGTGGggtggatttgaatttcttggtTCTGTGATTGGTTGTGTGATTGGGGTTGGAATTTATGGTCGTCTGTGTGTAATTATAATTGcaatatggatatgatgatatttaTGATTATGGGAGGGCGAGGGGGTAACAGAGGAATGGGTTTCTtggagaaatggatggaatcaatgcaatatattatatgtcATGTGACCGTTATTGCCATCCATGAAGTTTACGCTCTCGAACTTCTTTATCCATTGGAGCTGATGTTTGAGAAACTCAAGATGATGTTCTATATTGCAGACATCGTAGGGAGATACGGTTGGTCACGTGTTGCTTTGTATATTCGGGTTGTTTCAGTAATCTAACTCGAGAGGTTTTTGGGTTGAGGGGAATATGCGGTTGTGGGAGAAGGCACGGATTCTGAACTGCGATTGAGAGACTTGCGATGTGAGATTGAGTAGATTCACGACGGGGGACCATCGGGAAGTGGCAGAAGTAGACGGATGAAATAATCCAGCGAAGGGCGAGCAGTATTATTACGCACTGTGAGGTCTTATTAGCTATCATCACGAAGTGAGTACTTACTACTAAGACATGTATGTAAGTTGTGAATAGCGTGAGTTCGATCACGAATGTATCAGTCAAGCGAGGAATCACTTCTCCATCCTATCTCTATTGATCAACTCATTTCATACCTCACTCCTCACATTTCATACCTCACTCCTCACATTTCAtacctcactcctcactcctcaatcctcactcctcactcctcactcctcactctcatatatatatactcatcAAGATTCAAGCAAAGTTAAAATCAACACATCATTTCCCACCACCCCAAATCAACATCAAGGAAACTCCAACTTGCTTTCAGCCTCATGTAATTCAGATCTCTTTCCTCACTCTCAATTTCCCCATATCGAATCTCTGCCCTTTGAACTGATCTTCGACTATACAAATCCCAAAATCATAGcatatctctctcttccaagCAAACCTCACTGATCATCTTTTGAATCAGGAGTCCATATCCTCGCACTTCATCAACAGGGAAAAGAGTCTCGACCTTGCTACCACCAATTCGGCATATATGCAGCAACTCACTTCTTCCTAGCGTGGTCAAAAGTCCCATATACAGAAAcacatcttctccaaatcacCTTCTCCCTTCCAACCTATGCCACAACTAcaaactcaactcaactcggCCGTCCTCTTcagttctttttcttctcgggCGTCAACATCACTTGTGGTCAGTTCTATAGATCGGTGATCAATCACCTCCCATCTCCTCACACATGTCTTGATCCTTCAACTTCCGATACTTTCCTCGATATCTGACTTTCCTCATCATTACCTTCGATCTGAGATCGTCCACAAATCTCTTGTAGGAAAATCTTGGAGAATGAAACGAATGAGAGCCAGTCAGGTATACCCAAATCAACCTGCACCACGAGAAACGTGATGTTAATCCAATCGTTTACATAGCACTCTATAAACCACTTCTACAACGCATCGACGCTTATCACTCTCAGCCAATCACAAAAGCCTCACCAGTAACAAACCCACTAAACCGCCAATATTTCCACTGTAAGTCTCCCCATCCACACTACACCCCTCAAAATCCACAATTTCCCCCCCATCATCCCAACCCATCCCTAACCTCAGCATCCAATACTTTAAAACCGAAGATCTCGAACCATGGTTCACCAACTTCTGGTCTTCACGCCAACAAAACGCCATATGAATCTCCGATATGAAAGTCCTCTTATACCCCGCCTACATTTTCCGCCACGCAGAAGCCTTTGCGCGGATAACCAAATCGCGTGTTTTGGAGTGGCGAAGCGGTGAGATGCACGGGGTAAATACTCTTACGGGACGTGCTGAATTTCGATTCGAGCATCGGATTTTGGGTCAGtatctctcttttttttgtGATTATAAGTATAGAGATGAGGATATCATTGCATTGACTATCTCCCTTAACCTACACCTACAGAACAACTCGTTCGAATCAAAACCCGAATCCTGGAGCGCGAAATCACCAATAATCTACTCGACCCCTTGGATCACCTCTGCAACGATTTCTGCGGGGCGAGCGGTAACTGCATGGTAGCCTACAACAAGTCGTTACGAGAATGCCTCGTCATCTCGTCCATCGTGCGCAGAAACTGTTCGATCCGAGATATACTCGAGAGCCACGGCATAAGCATCTGGAACTGCATCAAGCCCGCACACGCAAGCGAACACTGTTCCGGCATTCTATGCGACAAGAACGTCGCCAAGATCAAGCAACACGCATTAGATTTCTGGGAAGGGATGTGTATCGAATGCGGGCTGCGCACTTCGGGGGGCCACAACCAGCAAGAACAATTCTGGGAAGACGGACGCCGCAAACGCTATGGAACTTCGTGTCCGATTCCGCACAGCTATCAGACGTAGAATTATAGCTACATGGGTCCGTTTGAACTAGTGTCTAAATACATAGCCGAGCAGAAAGAGCGCGAGAAGCATGAAGAGCTCACGCATAAGCATGGGATGAAGCTTTCCAGCAAGTCAGGATTTCCGCATGCTTcgaattcaaattccaattcagATTCACCACAAACAATCTCATCAACGTTCTTCTGTGAGCTTTTCTACTCGAGATGAAAATTCCATCTaaccacaacaacaagaaatcaCAGAATGGACTTCCAAAAACGAAGCTGCGAAGATGAAAGAGACCTAGAAGCCACCTGACCCCAACAGACCCAGAACTCAAGAAAGCACACGCTCATTCAAAACCAGTGCCCCAAATACACCAAGACCAAATACACCATCTCGCAGTGCATGCAGCACAAGATTCGCCACTCTCGATGAAACTGCCCgtcttcaacaacaaaagaTCGCAGAGTGGACTGTCAGAAACCTAGCCAACAAAGCTCAAATCAAGGAGGCTGAGGCTGAAGCTGAGGCCGAGGCAGAATCCAAGAcagaagaataaaaagaaacAGAAGCATCCACAAGCTCCACAGATATCTATTCCGGGGCCCGATTTCCAGAATTTCCACAATTAACCAACCTAGAATTCCACAACCACACTGACGACCACCCTTTTAATCCCCGTCAACCGTCCCTCCTTTCCTAccaccccaaccccaacacAACCCTCCACCTCGATCcccaccaaccaaccaagCCTCTCCAAAGAGCGACTGCATAGCACGACGCCTCGCATTCTACAACTGCAACCGAGAAGGCGCGTTGGCTCACCCACGTCTGGTGAATGGAGAGAGCGCGATGGATCTCGATGATTCGGGTGAGGAGTTGTGATTCGTAGATGTTAGTATATGgagatttctttcttgtttCGGATACATGGAATAGGTCTTTGCTTTGAGCTGCCACGGTAACTTTCGCTTAAAGGACTTTTGGTGGCTTAGGCTTAATTGCTAATTTATTTCGGTGTTGGTCTTTGAGTTTCAATTATTGCAGGAGAGAATAGTATCATACTTGTACTACAAGATTCTATTCTATCATCCTTGCTCTTTATTACTGGTATACTAGCTGAGTAGTAGTTAGCTATATAATAAGGAATTGCCTTTTTCACCTTGTCATCTAACACCCGTTCTAAGCTTTGAATGTTGTAACTTTTGTCTTACCTAAGAAAACCATTAACTCTCAAATGTTCAGCTGGATAATTTGAAAGAGATTTTGTGATTTTGCTAGCTCCCATCTGCAATAAAATCTTGAATAGACATGTAGTTTCCCCTTGTTCTAGTTTCATCTACATACAATTTCAACCATTTCgcccaaaagaaaaatcttagcaatttcgaaatctcaaataatAGCATCTAATTTATCTACTCGTCCAGCATGCGTTTCAAACAATCGCGGAGATTCGAGTCCTTCTCTCCCCATTATACTAACCCACTTAGCTCCATAGAATATTAAGTCTCTTCCATCCAACAACCTTATCATCCTCTGGCTCCGGATTGTCGTTCGCGATATcgatgaatttttgaattgggATATCAGTCAATGGAATAATCACAGTACTCTTCTTGTATTTGTAACCGAAGTATAGAATGAGAATAAGGGGAATGTTGATGTAAGATGAAACAAAAGTTTCCGTGTCCCAACTGAAGAGAAAACTTTTATTAGTCGTAGTCTCATGTATGATATTAGGTTTGAAATCTGGCAAAGACTTACTGATCTTTGATAAAGACAGAGTAGCCGCCtgtcaagagaagaagactgAACGAGATCAATGCTATCCATGCAGCATATGGTTGAAACGGTCCTTTCCATGGCAATGTTGATCGAGAAATTCCTTGCTTTCTACATCCATAATAGAATCTTAGATATACACCACAAATAATCATCCAATTGACAAGGGCGGCAACTGCAACAAAGTCTTGAAGCCAATTGAAAACAACACTTGCAGAGCTCGAGAGTGTTAAAAATCCAAGGCTAATGAAGAGACTTAGGAACCCGATGGCAATATATGGAACATCAAAGCGATTGGTCTGGAGAAAGACTTTTGGTGAATGCCCATGTTGACCGAGTCCATATAACATTCTAGATCCGCCAAGCATAGCTACATCATTTAGTCAggatttcatttcaataaaagagTACTAACCTGCATTACCAGCACTCCAAGCACTAGTCAAAACAACAGCATTAATTATTGAAGGAACAACTTTAATACCGGCATTGTTAGCTGCAATAACAAAAGGTGACTGGGCCGCTGTTCCTGTCGACCGCAATAGCTCTTTATCATTCGATGGCACAATCATGCCGACCATGAATATCGAAAGGactataaatcaaatcaacaattaaAATCGACACTCATGAAGCGGGATAAATCTATACCATAGAATAACATCACTCGGAAGAAGATTCTTTTTGCAGCAATGGGAATATTTCTTCGGGGTGACTGCGTCTCTGCGGCTGCGAGTGAGAAGTTCTCAACGCCAGAATAAGCATACACTGCATTCGAAAATGTAGTCCAAAAGCCCATGAAATGTCCCAAGGCCCCGGTATATCCCAAGTAGCCAACGAACGGCCCTGGATTGCGCCAGTATCGAAAACCATAAGTTTCACCATTTGGTCCTCCACCACAAGTAATGACCAATGCCTGAGATGTATTAGTAAGAGCAGTTCATGCTAAAAGGCAGACGCACCATTATGTTTAATCCCACTATGAGCATTATCTTTAATATCGCACATGTAAATTCAAGCTCCCCATACACCCGAACGAAAAGGAGATTACTAATGACCAACAGGAATCCGAAGCATATAATCCAAACTGCATTGTTGATTTGAACCCAGAACTGGATTAAGACGGCAGCAGCAACGAGCTCGGCAGGTATCGTAATGATGTTGCTGTAAACTTGGTTCCATCCATTCGCGAATGAGAGAGCGGGATCGACAAAATATTCAGCATGACGTATAATACCTCCGCTTAAAGGAACGAGAGCGCTGCGACGGCCAATATCAGCAAGAAAGCTTTGAATTGAAGACTCTGTACGGAGACGCACCTTAGTTCAGCTATCGAAAGAACCACGCCAGATACAAGTACTCCCACGAGAGTGTATCCGAGTCTATTGGGCTAATAAGCGCCGCACATTATCCATTCAATAGAAACCTACAATGCTCCTAGTGGACCTGCTCTGGCAATAGCTTTCCCAGAACCTAAGAAGAGACCCTAGAAAATCAGCATCCACCAAATGCCGCGGCAGCATATTATGAGTCTTACCGTCCCGATTGTTCCAGCCAAAGCAATCATTTGAATATGCCTCTGAGCCAAACCTCGTCTGAAAACAAGATTAGCTCATTGTTTGTGGTAACTGGATACTTATTTGTCGTTACCTTAATTCCTTAACTTCAGCAAACTCCTTTGGCTCACCATCTGGAGACTCCCGTAATGTTCCATTAGCTGGGTAGATTAATGGTTCATCGCTGGAATTATTGATTTCCCGATTTCCTGCAGCGTCGTTTGAGGACATTTTAACAAATAGGACTTTGTTGGGCGTTTGACTGAATAGTCACTCAAATACGAACTTTTGGCTGGACAGTGGATACGTTTTCAACGCAGAATGAAATATTTggtgagatgaagaaattgcaTGACTTCCCTCATCAAAAAGCGGAAGTGGAAGGTAAAAGAATATAGATAAGAAGTTGCACCTACTGTTTTGCCTATGTATCTCTCCGATACTTCCCACTGGGAAAGAacgatttgattttgatatgtcTTGGATGACCGTACCTTATCTGCACACTTACAGGCTCAAATCATCTTGTGCATCGTGAACTGGACCTTGTGACCCTTCTTCTCACACACGTCTGATACAAGTTGCACATCGGGGTCGTATTGCTGAGTGACGGTATTCTCACCGGGAGGGATTAATCCCTATGACAAAATGTTACAAACGGGGCAACAAACATCGCAAGGTTCCAATCTGGAAAGTATAACCAGGAACGACAACAAGTAGAGGCTCAAGAGTATAGTGTGTAACTCATGTTGAAGATCACAAAGTCTCACAAGATCAATTTTGGTGCATCTTTGTGCTTGGGTTGTACAAGATCATGATGGTTCTGGAGGGTTTGGTTGAAGGTTGAAGGTTGAAGGTTGAAGGTTGAAGGTTGAAGGTTGAAGGTTGAAGGTTGTGTGAGCGCTAACACTAAATCGGATTAGTAAGATTTAGTTTTACCCCTGAAATCATTGCCTCATCGCCAAAAATCGACGATGTAATTATTACAGCTTAAGGCATTGTAAAACTACAGTAGATATGTGTTGGCAATGATGAAGTTATCAAACAACACCGCTGTTTGAGTGATCTGTTTGAGAAAGCTACCAAACAACATAGCCATGTGCACGTGTTCGACGTTTGTTCTACCGAAGGCCCAAGGGTAAGTTATATATACCAGAATTGCAACCGAGACGTGGTAGTACCGTTACCTTGGTATTGCTTCAGTTGCTGCTTCGTACTGTCGTCTAGTTGGTATAGAGGAACTTGCAAACATAGGACGATAGTATCAAGTCTGCGTTGTTTTGATGGACAAAGTCTCTCAACAACTCGGCGGCGCGGAGATGCTattattcaatcattcaCTGCCATTGCAATTTTCCAGAAAAGTCTCTTAAGATCGTGCATTGAGCACCTTGTGAGGTTCTACAAAATTGGATCGGTCTACTCTCTTTTCTAGATTTGATTGAATCTTCTAGATACTGCTTTTCATTTCCTCACCCTACCCTGGACTGCTTCATTCTTGCGTGTTCGAGAGATTCTCTTATCCTGTACGTTTACTTCGCTCCCGATACTTTCCAAAAGTTAGAAAGCTTCAAATTTTTGCATAGCCTCAtctaaacttttcaaaaatctgGTCTCTGTCAGAGCGCCACATACCCAGACGATCTACAGCTGACCTTCAAGGAGCATCGCAATGGCGAATCCACAAACTTCTCCCAATTTCCCAACTCCTGCCAACGATTCCACGGAGCCTTTCTGGCATTCTGAAAAGCATCATCTTCATGATTATAGAAGTACCGATATTCTACCAGTCAATGAAATCATTGATGTCGTTATCATCGGTGCAGGCTATGCTGGAGTAGCCACGGCATATAATCTTGTCAAAAATGGCATTTCATCCAATTTTCCTAACTTATCTGTCATGATTCTTGATGCAAGATCTGTCTGCTCTGGTGCTACTGGAAGAAATGGTGAATCCACTTACTTTATTcgtttggaaatggaatacTGAGTCTTTCTAGGTGGACATCACCGTCCAGATCTCTACGGTCACATCCCAAAATACATCAATAGAGCCGGTGTGAGGGCTGGTGCTGAGATTGCAGAGTTTGAGATTGCACATGTTCAAGCGTTGAAAGAGCTCATTTTACGCGAGAAGATTGACTGTGACTTCACCTTGACCAGAACATGCGATGTGTGGAACAATCAAGATGCTGCTGATGAAGCCAAGGCTGTTTTTGATCGGCTGTGCCTGAAACCAGAATTATCTTATATGGAAGATGTTCAATTTACCACTGGTAAAGATGCTGAGACTGTAGGTTCAGTTTTGCTCATTTTTAAAGAATCAGTTTGCTAATTTTGCTCAGATCTCTGGTGTTAAAGGCGCAAAAGCTTGTTCGACTTGCTCTGCTGCCACCTTGTCTCCATACAAGCTTGTTACCTCTCTTCTTGCTTCCGCCTAGCAACTGGCTCCCTCAACCTCCAAACCAATACTCCTGTTATttcaatcaaacaatcagCTCATGGGGACCACTTAGTCGAAACTCCTCGCGGAATTGTTCGAGCCCGGAAGGTAGTCCACGCAAATAATGCCTATGCTTCTGGTCTTCTCCCTGAGTATGCCAAGAACATTATTCCATGCAAAGGTATCTGCTGCCATATTACGGTTCCCAAAGGTGTCACTGTACCTCTCATCGAACACTCCTATATCGTCCGCACTGAAGATGGGATTCTCGACTACCTTATTTTTAGGCCTGACGGAAGTATCATTGTGGGTGGAGCTTCAGCAACATTTCGTCCTCATAAAGATCAATGGTATAATAATGTGGATGATGGAAAACTGATTGAAGCACCCATGGAAGAGAGATACTATGAAAACTTTATGCAGCGTACCTTTCACGGATGGGAAAACTCCGACGCTAAGATTGAGAGCATCTGGACAGGTGGTAAGTTTCCTCCCTCCACGACCCTTCTCAAGCTCAAAGATGCTGACCTGTCGTATAGTAATGGGGTACTCCTTCGATTCAAACCCTCACATTGGACTCGTACCACAAAGATCTGGAAATTTCATTATCGCAGGATTTAATGGCCATGGTATGCCTGTCATTTGGCTTGCGGCAAAGGGATTGGCCGAGATGTTGAGAACTGGAAAGtcttttgaagaagttcGTGTTCCTATGCCTCTTCCTAGCTTATTCAAGACAACACAAGATAGAATTGACAGAGCTCAAATTGGACCTGAGGGTGGCGATATTCTCAATTGAGAAGATGAGTGAGAGATGAACTTTAGCTTGAGAAATTGTAAAGCTGATTAGACagaatctttataataacaCAAAGATATTCCACGTTCACTCTTTAAATCATGTTCTTTTGCGAAAGATATGTTCAGCTTATGGGTATGCTGAATCACCCACTACTGTTTCGAATTTTTGTTGTCAAGCTAGTACCTAGATCTGTATTTGTCGCTCACCTTTTTTTGTGCACATATTGCTTTGGACCTTGTCTGACTCTTATTtacttcccctcttctctttttccattttcgGCCATCTTTACCAAAGAGAACTTGATCTAGTGCAGACGGTACCTCGCGTCGTGTAAAGACCTTCCGTAAAAGCTTCAGTACAATCATTTCTATGCAGTTCCTGAATCATTACAtcattgaaattaaaattaaaattagatgattgcatcatcatcacctaTTCCTTTGAATTCATCTTTTAGCTGCAAGCTCTTCAGTAAAACAATGAACAAATGCAAATTAGTCTTTTTATTCACGGCTTGTAACTTTTCTCAAAATGTGTTCAAATATAAAGCGGTCCATATACATAGCAAGATAGTGCTCAGGGAGCTccaaataatattgattttccatCGGGTATTAGGGCCCGATAACCAACCGCAGACGAGATTTTGGGATTGACAGACCGTTGTATTGAATAGTCTTTTGAAAAGCGCTTTTTTTCTGGAAAAATCAGCGGAGAGCATCGAGCTAGACATTAACACTGCAACTTCATAGTGTAGAGAAAGAGGTAACGAGTTAATAATGTTAGTAAAGCTTCCAGATCCACTTCACTAATTCTGTGCAGTGCCCTTCTAGATGTGTAGCCGTTTTAGATTATGTATAGGCATCACCTTAGCCATATATGCACGGCTCTGGTATTGGGACAAGCTATTAGTGATGAGTCTTTACTAATAAGGGTCTTTCATGATTCTCATTAGCATCTTCTTCGTTACCGAAAATGTGAAAATGAAGTTACTACGTACGTGCCCTACCATTGGAGGCATCTTGAATCTGTAGATTTTcagaatcaatcaaaaattaatCCTAGATGTTACTTAATATAAGGtgaaaataacaaaaaactTTCTTCATGAAGATATCCTAATACGATAATTAGTATTACGATGTTGCAGTTTAGCTTTATAGTAGTGACTTCATCCAAAAAGGAAGAGGTTAGTGCAAATGCCAGCGATTACAAAAGGGGTAAATTATCGCTATGCAACCGGCTGTGGCTTACGATGAATGAATATGGAATGCTACCACAAGTGTTTCACAACGGATAAGCCAATCAATTAAATGAAACATAGTCGCTCCAAGTTCTTGTCGCCGCCAGTAAATATTccagatgatgttgatagtCTCGTTCTCATTTTCTGGCGGCTATTTGCAACAATTTCTAACAACTAAAAAAAATACACCATGTGCGCAATGAATAGCCATGAAACAGCAGTAAAAGCTGTCGCGACTTCAGTTCGTGCATTCTTTGTTCAAAAAGAATCATTCAGAATCTACCACGGATCGACAAACAGCACAAGACCAAAGCATCAAAATCGTCTTGTTGATATCAGCAGCCTTAAAAATGTGTTGAACATTGACCCCATATCTCGTACAGCACTCGTTGAGCCGAACGTTCCCATGGATAGTCTTATCGAGGCTACTTTGAAACATGGTCTCATACCGCCAGTAGTGATGGAATTCCCAGGTATTACTGTCGGTGGGGGCTATGCGGGATCCGCTGGAGAAAgcaattcattcaaatacGGATATTTTGACCAAACCATCAACTCTGTGGAAATGATACTAGCAAATGGAGAAGTTGTCACAGCATCTCGTTCACATAACGTAGACCTGTTCAAAGGGGCCGCTGGTGCAATGGGGACTTTGGGAATAGCCACGTTGATCGAATTGCAGCTCATTCCTGCTAAGAGATTTGTACAGCTGACTTATGAGCGAAAGTCCTCGGATCAAGAGACAATCGAAGGGGTCAAGAAAGAGATTGGAAACTCCACCAATGACTATGTCGATGGTATCTTGTTTTCCAAGAATTTCGGCGTAGTAATGACTGGAAAATTGACAGATGATAAGCCAGCTACTATGAAAGAGCAGTCTTTCAGTCATGCTAGAGATCCTTGGTTTCATCTACATATACAAGAGCGGATGAATAACGAGCCTGGGAAGTC encodes the following:
- the Bcdao9 gene encoding Bcdao9; this translates as MANPQTSPNFPTPANDSTEPFWHSEKHHLHDYRSTDILPVNEIIDVVIIGAGYAGVATAYNLVKNGISSNFPNLSVMILDARSVCSGATGRNGGHHRPDLYGHIPKYINRAGVRAGAEIAEFEIAHVQALKELILREKIDCDFTLTRTCDVWNNQDAADEAKAVFDRLCLKPELSYMEDVQFTTGKDAETISGVKGAKACSTCSAATLSPYKLVTSLLASA